From the genome of Halichoerus grypus chromosome X, mHalGry1.hap1.1, whole genome shotgun sequence:
tgataccatctcacaccagtcagaattgctaaaattaacaagtcaggaaacgacagatgttggcggggatgtggagaaaggggacccttcTACACTCttggtggtaatgcaagctggtgcagccactctagaaaacagtatggaggctcctcaaaaagttgaaaatagagctaccatatgacccaacaattgcactactgggtatttaccccaaagatacaaatgcagtgatctgaaggggtacctgcaccccgatgtttatagcagcaatgtccacaatagccaaactatggaaagagccaagatgtccatcgacagatgaatggataaagaagaggtgatatatatatacaatggaatattacacaaccatcaaaaggaatgaaatcttgccttttgcaatgacatggatggaactggagggtattatgcagaacgaaaaagtcaatcagagaaaaacatgtatcatatgttctcactggtaggaggaattcttaatctcaggaaacaaattgagggttgctggagtggagggggttgggaggaatggggttgctgggtgatagacattggggaaggtatgtgctatgatgagcactctgaattgtgtaagactgttgaatcacagacctgtacctctgaaacaaataatacattatatgtaaaaacaaaagaagatactaggaagagaaaaatgaagggggggatatcggaaagggagacgaaccatgagagactacggactctgagaaacaaactgaaggttctataaggaaggggggtggggggatgggttagcctggtgatgggtattaaagaggccatgtactgaatggagcactaggtgttatatgcaaacaatgaatcatggaacattacatcaaaaacaaatgatgtaatgtatggtgattaacataacataaaaaaaaaatagagctaccctatgacccagcaattgcactactgggtatttaccccaaagacacagatgtagtgaaaagaagggccatatgcaccccaatgttcatagcagcaatgtccgcaatagccaaactggaaagagctgagatgcccttcaacagatggagaaagaagatgttgtccctatacacaatggaatattactcagccatcagaaaggatgaatacccaacttttacatcaacattggtgggactggaggagattatgctaagtgaaataaatcaaggagagaaagtcaattatcatatggtttcacttatttgtggaacataaggaatagcatggaggactttaggagaaggaagggaaatatgatggggggaaatcggagggaaagatgaaccatgagagactatggactccgagaaacaaagtGAGGTTTTTAGAAggatgggggttgggaggatgggttagcccggtaatgggtattaaggatggttcgtactgaatggagcactgcgtggtatatgaaaacaatgaatcgtggatcactacatccaaaactaatgatgttagccatttgtatgtcttcttcagagaagtgtcttttcatatcttctgaacatttttgacttgattatttgttttttttgggtgttgttatttgtattttgggtgttgagtttgagaagctctttatagatcttggatatcagccctttatctgtagtgtcatttgcaaatatcttctcccgttctgtggtttgcctctttgttttgttgactgtttcctttgctgtgcagaagcttttgatcatgatgaagtcccaaaagctcatttttgcttttctttcactagcttttggagatgtctCTTGAATgaaattgctgtggccgatgtcaaagaggttactgcctatgttcttctctaggattttgatggattcctgtctcacattgaggtctttcatccattttgagtttatctctcaacatcattagccatcagggaaattcaaatcaaaaccacattgagataccaccttacaccagttagaatggcaaaaatggacagggaaagagacAACAAATgatggagaggttgtggagaaaggggaaccctcttacactgttggtgggaatgcaagttggtacagtcactttggaaaacagtgtggaggttcctcaaaaatttaaaaatagagctaccctatgacccagcaattgcaatcctgggtatttaccccaaggacacAGGTATAGTGAcaaaaagggccatatgcaatgttcatagcagcaatgtccgcaatagccaaactgtggaaagagccaacatgcccttcaacagacgagtggataagaagatgtggtccatatatacaatggaatattactcatccatcagaaaggatgaatacccaacttttacatcaacatggatgggactggaggagattatgctaagtgaaataagtcaagcagagaaagtcaattatcatatggtttcacttatttgtggaacataaggaatagcatggaagacattaggagaaggaagggaaaaaatgaagggggtggaaatcggagggagaaatgaaccatgagagactatggactctgagaaacaaacagggttttacagggtaggggggagggggggttggttaaactggtgatgggtattaaggagggcacgtactgcatggagcactgggtgttatacaaaaacaatggagtgtggatcaccacatcaaaaattaatgatgtattgtatggtgactaacatagcataataaaataaattaaaattttaaaaatgtattaaaaacccAAATGTGTGAAAAAggcataaaaatcctagaggaaaacacaggcagtaccCTCTTTGATATCaactgtagcaacttctttctagatatgtctcttgaggcaagggaaacagaagcaaaccTGAcgtattgggactatatcaaaattgGACACTCTGCAcggtgaaggaaataatcaacaaaagtaaaaagcaaCCTACGGAACGAGAGGAGATATTTCCATgtgacatatctgatagagggttagtattcaaaatatataaagaatttatcaaactcaacatccaaaaaatgaataattccattaacaatgggcagaagacatgaatagacatttttccaaagaagacatccagatggctaagagacacttggaaagatgctcaaatcactgaccatcagggaaatacaaagtacaatgaagtatcacctcacacttgtcagaatggctaaaattatcaacacagaaaacaacagatattggtgaggatgtggagaaagggcaaccctcttgcactgttggtgggaatgcaaactggtgcactcactctggaaaacagtatggaggttcctcaaaatattaaaaatagaactacactatgatccagcaatttcactactaggtatttacccaaagtatacaaaaacactaattcaaaggattACATGCACATGATGTTTATAGCCGCCTTATCCACAATAGCTACATTATGGAAACAACTAAGTGtccaatggataaagaaaaggtggtatctatacaatggaatattcagccatagaaaagaatgaaatcttgccagttgcCAGGATAtgaatagagctagagagtattatgatAAGCAagatatgtcagtcagagaaagtcaaataccatacaatttcactaatttgtggaaaactgggaacaaaacaaatgagtaaaggggaaaagagagagagagaaaccaagaaacatacacttaactatagagaacacactgatggttaccagagaggaggtggatgGGGTGATGTGTTAAACAGGTAATGGGGTTTAAGATGTGCACATTTTATGAGCACCAGGTGCtgtatggaagtgtggaatcagtatattgtacagctgaaactaatatgacactgtatgttcactacctggaattgaaataaaaacttaaaaatagaaagtttgaaCTGTGCAAAATTTGCAGAATAGGTATACTGTATACACTAGAAATGTAGTTTGTGAAAAAAATCTTGTGAATTCACAACAGGCTCTTTTGCTTACAAGTGTTATTTGTGAAAAACATGAAAACCAAATGCTGAGTACTTATAGCCAGAATGTTTTATTAATTCTGAGGTACATTGTCAACTTTTTTTGCCTTATCATACAGAAGTAGTATctacaattattttttcaaagaatactcTTTGATTGTTTATTTTGGGGAATTCAACTTAAATATGCaattttgtatgtggtgtaatatacaacaaccaaaaaatgtaaacttttcaaataatttacaaTATATTGAATTCATTGCTTTTGCCTTTTACAGGACATTTTTGTACTCCCATTACTGAAGGTTTTGCAATTAAATACATCCTTAATAATCTATTTTATCTTGGATATATCTTTAATAATATGTTAACATGAaaggcagaggggcgcctgggtggctcagtcattaagcgtctgtctttggctcaggtgatgatcccagggtcctggaatcaagccccacatcgggctccctgctcagcgggaagcctacttctccctctcccactccccctgcttgtgttcctgctcttgctatctgtctctgtgaaataaataaataaaatctttaaaaaaaaaagaattctctctgtctctgcctctgtcttcctctcctcttctaccTCTAcctctatctttaaaaaaacaaaacaaaacatgaaaggCAGAAAAGTATGCTTAAATCTGATAAAGTTTATCTGTATAAAAAAGTGttaaagagaattttgaaattaggaaaccaaatgttgtttgtttttattttcattgttgttttttttagtaAAACCACTGATACCTTTTGGTTCATAATAGACCACAGGGTAAAATCCAAACACCTAAGTAGTACCAGAAAAGCCTTTTGCCTACATTTCTCGCCACTCTTAGCCCTAATATAGCTAAACTGCACTGAAATTCCTACCACTCCTCCAAGCACAGCAATTACTTTGTTTATACAGTTGCCTCTCTACTCTCTTTTCTTCAGTTTACATGCCCAGCAAATCcctatttattcttcaaaactaaCTCAAAAGATAGTTCCTTTTTCAATGCCTTTCCCAGGAAAAATGTCTCCCCTTTTCCATGACAATGTTGCACATCTGtttcattatatttgtattaCAAATATCTGGTTATATATCTGTCTCCAACTAAACTACTGCCTTTTTATCTTCAGCACCTAAGATGGACCTTGTGCACTTTGGCATTTCCTCAATCAAGTTctgctgaatgaaagaatggaaagCAAAACTTGGGCTTGGGGTTGATACAGGTTCAATTCAAGGGCTTTCAATATACAAACTACAAGTAACTGCTTGGAATTATTTGTCAGTACTGGAATTGGTTGGCAACTGGACCAGGCTGAGAAGTCCAGgatcagaaagagaaaagtgaagcCCTGAAGAGTAaaatcagtcattaaaaaaagagatatagCTGATGAATGGTAGAAGGGAGATACTTGAACCTCTAGGCTTCAAACACCATGCCTATTTCTTTATGAATAGAGACCTTCACATGGCATTTGAGGCTCTTCAAGGCCTGGTTCAATCTTGCATTTTATGTAAAACAGAGTACTCCAACATTTGCTTTCATATGTGAGTATACACTCCAGTAAACAGAATTCCTTTTCTTGTGAAATATGTCCTCTCTCCTTAGCTTCCATGCTATTATTCCTAGGATTTCCTGTGTCTGCTTAAAATGCATAACAATGGCCACTGTCCTCATGCAACTTTCCATGATTCTCCACCTGGATTTAAGCTCTGCCTCCTCTGTACCCACCTCTCAGTTTATTTAATACTATTGCCGTAGCTGTAGTTAAACACAGTCTTGTCACCAACAGGCAGGGTAGGCTTAGGGATTAATGAAGGCCAATCAGGGCAATGGTGGACCCAGTAAGGAGGGCAGTGTTCCAAAAAGGGAGAAGTGGTAGTTCAAAGGCCAAAGAGGGAGGGCATCACATCTGGCTGGCTCATGCACTGTTGGATGCTTTCCCTCCGAGCAGAAGCTAAGGCACGAGTTTCCTCCTGAAAACGACGATGTCCCTCCTCAGTAAGCCTCCAGAGGCCAGACCGTGGCTTTGCATTGGTTCCATCCTGAAGGTTGACTGGTGCCTTCTCAAAGCTGCCCAGGAAGCAGAGGTTGTGGCGGATGGTGTTTTTCCAGCCATTTGGTGCTGtccaaaaaaaagggaaatgctgTCGGGTGAAACTGTAGATCTCTTGCACATTGAGGCCACAGGGGGGGCTGTTTCTTAATGCCAGTGCAATTAGGTGACTGTAATTGAGGGGGGGGCGGGGCCAGGACCTCCCCTCCTGGCTGTTGCCTTGCCATAATTTCTGGTTCTGGAAGCACTCCCCTTTGTTAGGGGATTGAAGAGACACAGAGCAGTTGTCCTCTTGTTCCTCCGTTTTTTCTTCTGTGAGCTCCAACTCACCAGAGGAATAAGTCAACCATTTCTGTGGGGAAGATTTCTTGCTGGAGGAAGTTGGCAGTGACTCCATCACTGTGGCCTTTGAGCAGTTAGACTCTTCATCCTTTGGGAGTGGCTGAGGGTAAGGAAGCATGCCTGTCAGATCCTTTTCCCTACTGGGCTTTAGGGTCTCCTGGTTGCCAAGGGGGCACATGATGTTGGGATTTACCCACATCCACAGGTTAGGTTCAGAGTCAGGACCATCTTCGTCCAGACTGGGTCTGCTCTCTTGAGGCACCTCTGGAGGCTCCATTACTTGGAGTCTATATTTGGCAAGGTTCTGCTCAGCTAAGTGGCACTGGTCTGTGGTGCATGGCAAGAAGAACTCATTCCCCATGTCCCAGTCCAGCAGCCCTGGGACGTGGCCATGGAGACTGTACCAGAATTCAggattttttagttttatgtccATCTTTAGTGGAGAGGTAGGTAGAGAGAGATTTCTAAAAGGACAGAAGTCTCCGAGGCACTTTTGAAAGCTGTTGTTGGGGCACTGTTTCTGATCCAGTATATCTCATCTGGGGAACTTATCAGGAGGCCTGCTAAAGTACTAGAAAAAGGGGCATGGATACCTCATTGATTGGTGGTCAAACTTGGAGAAGTCTCAGTGTTCTACAACAGAGCTCAAAACAGAGAAGTAACTAAACAGAGTTTTTAGCAGGAAAAAAGTTCAAAGTAGAATTTCTGAGCTTTCGTTGGAAGCAGGGAGTCCCCACAAGAGGACCTACACATTTTGAATTATGTGCCAACTAAGGTGACTTTCATAACAAGTTGATTGGCATATCTTTCGATGCTTTCTAGGTTCATTTAATGAAGGAACAAACAGATGTACAGATCACATTATATTTCTGAGTTGTTCTTAAATGGTTTAAgaaatcattccatttttaaagtgCCTTTCGCCAAGAGCTTTCACATAGATGATCTCAACTGGTTCTCATGACAGCCCTGCAAGATAACATAGTGGGTATCATTAACCCCATGTTACAGATAAGAGAACTAAGATCTACAGGATATTTAAGACTACATATCTaagtaagtagcagagctaggTCCACAGTCCAGGTCTTCTGATCCTTTCATTATACCTATCGCCTCTTGATTCAACATACTTTACAAATGAAGCAGCAATATGTGTAACCCAAGTTGTTAGAGTAAAGTGGTAACTATCAGAAGATGATCTCCATTAGTCTCAATCCCATGCTAGAACTCAACCATGTTATTATTTTCAAtcctactctggaaaacagctggCTTCCCTCTCTCCAGGTCACCTTCTCAGGAACTGAGTTCTGAATTATACTCTGAAGACGGTAGGACCAAAGAAGCTATGATGTGCAAGTTCCTGAAAACTCGAGTTTGACTCTCCAGTAAATTAATCCCAAAGCTGTTCTTGGGAAAAAGCAAAATGGGAAAGTATCCCTTGAGTCTGCACAAAATCCATCTATAAAGTATGTGATTTTGTTAAAACCATTAGATAGGAATATACCTCAAAAATATCCAGCAAATATCAACAGGAGCTACTGGGGGACATACTAATCCCCCTATTGTTTTCCCACTCTCTTATCCTATTCTATTCAAAAGAATCCTCCATACAGACTACCAGAGTGAtcttttactgtgtgtgtgtgtgtacgtgtgtgtgcgtgtgtataaagtttaataataacatcaacttaatatttatttatctaagcaCAATATATGATTTAACTCATTAACATTCACAACGGTCCTATGAAATAGGTGTTCTTATTATTCTCCCTTTACCAAAGAAACAATGTAAAGAACAAAAAccctaagtcacacagctagtggaaGGCAGAACTGAGTTTCAAATCTAGGCAGCCTGTCTGCAGAGCACGTGCTTTTATTCACTATACTGatctcttctgtttctctgctcCAAGATAAAATGTTATGACTTAATGCAGCATAAAAAGGTCTCCAGAATTCCACTCTCATTTACCTTTCTAAACTAATTTATCACTTCAGCTTCCTTGCTTCATACTTTACATCCCAGAAATACTGAATTTCCGGGACTTTCACACTCCGCCCCCATCATTTGTCTGTGTTCTCTTGCTCAAGTTGCCACTTCTACCTGGAATGACCTACTCCCAATTGCCTTGGTTTGGCCAACTTCTACTCATCTTTTGAGACTCAAGAAACCTTCTCTAATAAAAAGTGCTGCTTCTACCTCCCCTGAGGGAGGGAATTAATGGATCCCCTTCCCAGTGGAGCACTGACCTGAGCAAAGCAGAGGACTAGCCCTGAAATAATCAGCTTATTATCACAATCCCAGAGAGGCTGGCATCATTTTGGCTCTCACTAGTCCCTTATCCCATAAATGGGAGTTCTAGTGTtacaaaatttctattttcaccAGGGAACACAATCCAATCTTTAGGGACTGGCTAGTAAAACCAGGctatcttgtattttatttctttgagcctCATTAAAGCATTTAATctaattgagcatctactgtgttcCAAGCATATGTAACAGGTCTGACAGATCAGTAAGACATACTCCAAGAGAATATCACAGCTTAATAGAGGAagacagacaagtaaacagaaaattaaagtaCAGTGTAATGAGTGCTAGACACTATACTAGGAGAGCATAGAGAAGGAAAATCTAACCCAAATAATAGAAATCACAAGTGTTCCCCATAGGAGATGCTTGAGCTAAGGTTTAAAAACATGTAACCCAAGAGCAGAGACAGGTTAGCACATGGCAACCAAATGCTTGGTAACTTGTTTCTTAAGTGTGCTCGAAAAAAGGAGGTTGGAGCATTTTGCATATGCTTAGGAAAACTATTTAAACTCATGTTTGTGGGTGAGTATCCTGATTTTCAGGCTCCTATCCATTCTAAGTGTTAATGTAGGAAAAGTGTTAGTGATTGATGAAATCAATTAATAAGCAAAGCAGGTACAATAACATAATAAGTTGGAAAAAGTGGAGGGAACTCATAatgattttagaaatatattttccagtGCGTGCATGCTCAtgcctgttctctctttctcttacacatagacacacacacaatgaccCAATAGCAGCAGCAGAAATAGCACTTTTGCATGCCATCAATTTCCAAAAGCATTCCTATGCCCAGACTGGTCTCTACTAAAAGGACTGGTAAGGAGAGTAATTGATACATGTTTtgggacaggaaaaaaatcagatacatctaataaataaatcctctTGTTACAAACAAAAATGCTTTCAAGAATGTCAGGGCCAGTGTTAACAGGATGGAAAATCAACTTCAAGGGGCTCCTGCTGCCAAACTGTAACTTTTTGACACATATATTATGATTAATTGACACTGGTTAAGTCTGTAAAGAGCTATGAGTACATAATGGTAcctcaaattcttttaaaaggtaattgtaacaaaaaaagagcaaatgCCATAGGATATttaagttttcttgtttttacatAGGAAATTCTCAAATGTACatgggtattttttttacattttaagtcaatgtttatttataaagtatAGATATGTACTTGTTTCTGTTGGAAGGTAAGCAGAAAAGAATGCATGAGAAACAATGAGTAAGCCATATGTGCTTCCAGAAAAATAGGTACCACACCAATGAGTACTGCATATAGTTGTATGGTGCCTGAGCTGTTTTCCAAACCATGCACCCTGGTCCTGGGGATATATCAGTCCATAGTAAGTGCTTCTTTCTAATTCATACAGAGGAGCCATCCAGATGCCATGTGTCCACAATTAACATTTTCTTAGAGAgggcatcttttttttctaattcacacaTAGAACAGCAGTCATGTATACTAAGAACTGGTAAAACAGATTAGCACTGATGGTCAAACATAATAATCAAGCAGAAATAGGTCTAATAAGGTTTTGCAAGATGGTTAACAATATAGTGTAAAGAAGAGAACTAGCTAGGAAGACTCAATCTCTCATCTTCTAggaaatgaattatttagaaagCCCTACtaactataataaaatacaaataaaaaacataaacctTAATAGTACTTATAAACTAGATAAATATAGCAAAAAAGGCAGGATAATGGGTACTGCCAACatgcaaaaattaagaaatgtttattcttGTTAAAGAAAAGttagccccccccaaaaaaaacattGCATGACAGAGAATCAGAAATGTCatgaaataacaaataaaacattattactAAAAGGATTTTAGCCAATGTCTCATGTTAAGATTGAACTATGTCCTATGAGCCCCCAAAGAATTAATTATTGATAACAAATACTGTTACCTCAGCTTGTCTGAGatggtatttctcttttcctctcaaatgggtgatagatgatagaaatcctaagaaaaggtaaaaataataaaattactgaaaTTGTAGTAAGATATCAAAAGAAGTGTAacaacttaaaaaaggaaaataagggtagaaataaagaagaaataaattaaaccttggtgttcatattttaaaataggcttaaatgtaagaccaTGAATATATCTGTAATCATTGCGTTTGTGTATGTTTCAAATGTTATTCAAGCTGTCTGAAGTGTTTACAAAAAAAGCCATGTTAAATTTGCATGTATTACAGtttaaaacttttaggaaatTTAATTCATCAAATTGGTACACAATGTTCAGATGGtcaataaaaattagttttaaaagttatgcttattagctattttaatttaataaaattgagCAGTAAACAAAGCACAAATAGTAGCAAATATTTCTCTTCATAAACAAAAGCCATTGGATGCTAAAGAATCTATGaaagattttactattttaacACTATTTTCATTAGATTCTCTTTCCAGCAATTAGATTGACTTTTCAAGCTCCTGGAGACCTCCCTCACTGTTCTCACATGAACCAAAAACAatagttcagttttggacatttTAAGCTTAAAGTAGCtgggcttggggcgcctgggtggctcagtcgttaagcgtctgccttcggctcaggtcatgatcccagggtcctgggattgagccccgcatcgggctccctgctcggcgggaggcctgcttctccctctcccactccccctgcttatgttccctctctcgctgtgtctctctctgtcaaataaataaataaaatctttaaaaaaaataaaaataaaaataataaagtagctGGGTTTGTTCAAACAGCAAACTATAATACGCTATTGAAATAAATCATTGCCATTTGACCTACCAACTTATCTTTGCTACACcttacttcagtttcttcatgtataaaatgggataataaaaaaaaaaatatacctgAACAAGTTATTGAAAATATCAAATGAAACAATGTATATCATTAAtgaatgtataatgtatatgaaGATCTAGTTTTAATATCTGACACATAATAAGttctataaatatatgtttttgtttatgttattctttttaaGGGGAACATGGCTCCTAAACATGAATATATCACACAGAAATCATATTGTAAAacaaataagatttattttaatgactaTTCATGGAATGCTTACTTAATTCAGCAATCATGAGATTGGATTCTAACTCCTAGTTTGGGAGCCACAATCTGAGCTCAAAAAACCTCAACCCAACAAAACTTTGAGTCTTTATTTCAAAGCTTTGAGGGTTCTGAACTTGCGGGAGCAAAacacctctttatttatttttttttttttaaagattttatttatttatttgacagagagagacacagcgagagcaggaacacaagcagcgggagtgggagagggagaagcaggcctcccgcagagcagggagcccgatgcggggctcgatcccaggaccctgggatcatgacctgagctgaaggcagatgcttaacggctgagccacccaggcgccccaaaacaccTCTTTatttagaatacttttttttcaaagcattATGAGACACCTTGAATTTCACTTACTGCTTGTTTTCCTTTCCAAGGGTTCAACCTCAAGTGCCTGTGAAGGGGAAGGGAACTTTctacaagacaaaataaaacataaaaagaaatgaaaactttgtCAAGAGAGCTATATCCTCTGATGAGTTTCGCACAGCTTAATGCAAAGAAGCTGTTCTTCTATAATAAGGATTAAGTGACTTGTCAAAAACATACAGAGAGATTAGAGTCAGGATCCTAAGTACAGTACATGTTTTACACAATCTCAGCTGTTTTTTGTTATTCTGAAGAGGACAAGTCACAccaacatatgtatatttttgaaaCATATACTGTAGCCAGGTCAATACAGCACAGTGATTTCACAAAGTTTGGTAACCCCCTCCTCTTTGCTGCAAACATGTAAGAAATAATGGATAGAATTACATAGACAGACAGATCATGAAAGATAGTCAAGCTTAAATACAAGAAAAGTATCTCATTAgaccagaaataaaaaataatgtgtggGACTGAAGCCATTGGCTTGTTGGGCTCTGGATTATCAAGTGGGAAATGAGAGTCAGGCATTTGGATTCTTTGGGGGAAACAAGACCTAAAGTCAAGGACTACAGTGGGG
Proteins encoded in this window:
- the FOXR2 gene encoding forkhead box protein R2 — protein: MDIKLKNPEFWYSLHGHVPGLLDWDMGNEFFLPCTTDQCHLAEQNLAKYRLQVMEPPEVPQESRPSLDEDGPDSEPNLWMWVNPNIMCPLGNQETLKPSREKDLTGMLPYPQPLPKDEESNCSKATVMESLPTSSSKKSSPQKWLTYSSGELELTEEKTEEQEDNCSVSLQSPNKGECFQNQKLWQGNSQEGRSWPRPPLNYSHLIALALRNSPPCGLNVQEIYSFTRQHFPFFWTAPNGWKNTIRHNLCFLGSFEKAPVNLQDGTNAKPRSGLWRLTEEGHRRFQEETRALASARRESIQQCMSQPDVMPSLFGL